The following coding sequences are from one Acidobacteriota bacterium window:
- a CDS encoding dihydroorotase → MQLILRQGRVVDPSRKYDRVADVGIDDGRIVEIAPRIARKGRKEVDARGLAVLPGFIDMHVHLREPGREDAETIETGTAAAARGGFTAVACMPNTQPVNDSEAVTTYILKRAREVSRIAVYPIGAITRGSRGETLAEIGEMVRAGIVAISDDGHPVSDGQVMRRALEYSRLFNLPVIDHCEDLALAAGGVMHEGYWSTRLGLRGINPAAEEVQVARDAILARQTGARIHIAHLSTRKSLETVTRARREGGAHLTCEVTPHHLLLTDERVASYDTHAKMNPPLRGRDDVDALVEGIASGAVDVIATDHAPHTLGDKMLEFDRAPFGIVGLETAVSLVCDRFVRPGVIGLERLAELFSLNPARILNLERGTLTPGAWADITVLDLQRQTEVRAGTFASRGRNTPFEGWSLRGGPAMTVVRGKVVWSA, encoded by the coding sequence ATGCAACTGATACTGCGTCAAGGAAGAGTCGTGGACCCCTCCCGGAAGTACGACCGGGTGGCCGATGTCGGCATCGATGACGGGCGGATCGTCGAGATCGCCCCCCGGATCGCCCGAAAGGGGCGCAAGGAGGTCGATGCCCGGGGCCTGGCGGTCCTCCCCGGCTTCATCGATATGCACGTGCACCTGCGCGAGCCGGGGCGCGAGGACGCCGAGACCATCGAAACCGGGACCGCCGCGGCGGCGCGCGGCGGCTTCACCGCCGTCGCCTGCATGCCGAACACCCAGCCGGTCAACGATTCCGAGGCCGTCACCACCTACATCCTGAAGCGGGCGCGCGAGGTCTCCAGGATCGCCGTCTACCCCATCGGCGCCATCACCCGGGGAAGCCGGGGGGAGACCCTGGCGGAGATCGGGGAGATGGTCCGGGCGGGGATCGTGGCCATCAGCGACGACGGTCATCCGGTATCGGACGGGCAGGTCATGCGCCGGGCCCTGGAGTATTCGCGCCTCTTCAACCTGCCCGTCATCGACCACTGCGAGGACCTGGCGCTCGCGGCCGGCGGCGTCATGCACGAGGGGTACTGGTCCACCCGGCTGGGGCTTCGGGGGATCAACCCCGCCGCCGAGGAAGTCCAGGTGGCGCGCGACGCCATCCTGGCGCGGCAGACCGGGGCCCGTATCCACATAGCCCACCTTTCCACCCGGAAATCGCTCGAAACGGTGACGCGGGCCAGGCGGGAGGGGGGGGCGCACCTCACCTGCGAGGTCACCCCCCATCACCTTCTGCTGACGGACGAACGGGTGGCCTCCTACGACACCCACGCCAAGATGAACCCCCCGCTGCGGGGGAGGGACGACGTGGACGCCCTGGTCGAGGGAATCGCCTCCGGAGCCGTCGACGTCATCGCCACCGACCACGCGCCGCACACCCTGGGGGACAAGATGCTCGAATTCGACCGCGCCCCCTTCGGGATCGTGGGGCTCGAGACCGCCGTCAGTCTCGTTTGCGACCGGTTCGTGCGCCCGGGCGTCATCGGCCTGGAGCGCCTGGCCGAGCTGTTTTCCCTCAACCCGGCGCGGATCCTCAACCTGGAGAGGGGGACGCTGACCCCCGGGGCCTGGGCCGACATCACGGTCCTGGACCTCCAGCGGCAGACCGAGGTGCGCGCGGGAACATTCGCTTCCCGGGGCCGCAACACCCCCTTCGAGGGGTGGAGCCTCCGCGGCGGACCGGCGATGACGGTGGTCAGGGGCAAGGTGGTGTGGAGCGCCTGA